One stretch of Methyloversatilis sp. RAC08 DNA includes these proteins:
- a CDS encoding PEP-CTERM sorting domain-containing protein has translation MTMRKHAPSAAAALMLGVLLTAAPAHAVTIDVTEDVMTSSFFQGANAVRGYAGDNRPVFRVSTGNPFGTVGAETIYLAFDYDFSSFTGPVSAVLTVQATNGGFGADASADSPFTVSAHGLAANPLTAITDDTNPGGSVSWLNFYNQSILPADLAARSVVTGSGAVTFDVSALVNGWVSGSNAVQVVALTGLNDNSGNEFLHGFLNNTEAPGSVFLTVSAVPEPQTYAMLLAGLGLLGVARRAQRVAGGKR, from the coding sequence ATGACCATGCGCAAACATGCCCCGTCTGCAGCTGCAGCCCTGATGCTGGGAGTCCTGCTGACCGCGGCTCCGGCGCACGCCGTGACGATAGACGTGACCGAGGACGTGATGACGTCTTCCTTCTTCCAGGGCGCAAACGCCGTGCGCGGCTACGCGGGTGACAACCGGCCGGTGTTTCGCGTATCGACCGGCAACCCGTTCGGCACGGTCGGCGCCGAAACCATCTATCTCGCATTCGATTACGACTTCTCGTCCTTCACCGGTCCGGTCAGCGCCGTGCTGACGGTGCAGGCAACGAACGGCGGATTCGGCGCCGATGCGAGCGCCGACAGCCCCTTCACCGTGTCGGCACATGGCCTGGCCGCGAATCCGCTCACGGCCATCACCGATGACACGAATCCGGGCGGCAGCGTGAGCTGGCTCAACTTCTACAACCAGAGCATCCTGCCGGCCGACCTCGCAGCGCGCAGCGTCGTGACCGGGTCGGGCGCGGTCACCTTCGATGTATCGGCCCTCGTCAATGGCTGGGTCAGCGGAAGCAATGCAGTGCAGGTAGTGGCATTGACCGGCCTCAACGACAATTCGGGCAACGAGTTCCTGCACGGTTTCCTGAACAACACCGAAGCGCCCGGTTCGGTCTTCCTGACCGTTTCCGCGGTGCCGGAACCCCAGACCTACGCAATGTTGCTCGCGGGACTTGGTCTGCTGGGTGTGGCGCGTCGCGCTCAGCGCGTCGCCGGGGGCAAGCGGTGA
- a CDS encoding DUF4394 domain-containing protein: MYEKTLLAAASTLALALATPAGAADFIGLTTGNEIGMISSSNTSAATFTSITGLGAGERILGIDLRPSNNMVYGVSSLNRIYTLDVSSGMATFMAALDTPLVNPSLSYGIDFNPVADFAGAASLRYVSNVGQNLAINVNTGVVGNAASVIPSGFSAVAYTNSDASAMSGPASTALYYLNTTTDTLHVAPTAFNAPTITTVGSLGISGNVIGANGFEIDASGMGWAALTLDNGDSGLYSIDLGTGLATFNGALNANLRGFTSASFMAPVPEPETWGMLLSGLGLIGMMARRRMSKA, encoded by the coding sequence ATGTACGAAAAAACCCTGTTGGCAGCGGCATCCACCCTCGCGCTCGCCCTCGCAACCCCGGCCGGCGCTGCCGATTTCATCGGTCTGACGACCGGAAACGAAATCGGCATGATCAGCAGCAGCAACACTTCGGCGGCCACTTTCACGTCGATCACCGGCCTGGGCGCCGGCGAACGCATCCTCGGCATCGATCTGCGCCCGAGCAACAACATGGTGTATGGCGTCAGCAGCCTGAATCGCATCTACACGCTTGACGTGTCGAGCGGCATGGCCACCTTCATGGCGGCACTCGACACCCCGCTGGTCAATCCCTCGCTGTCCTACGGCATCGACTTCAATCCGGTTGCCGATTTCGCCGGTGCGGCGTCGCTGCGTTACGTGAGCAATGTCGGTCAGAACCTGGCGATCAACGTCAATACGGGCGTCGTCGGCAATGCTGCCAGCGTCATCCCGTCCGGCTTCAGCGCTGTCGCCTACACCAACTCGGACGCGTCCGCGATGAGCGGCCCGGCATCGACCGCGCTGTACTACCTCAACACCACGACCGATACGCTGCACGTCGCACCGACCGCCTTCAATGCCCCGACCATCACGACGGTCGGATCACTCGGCATTTCGGGCAACGTGATCGGCGCCAACGGTTTCGAAATCGACGCCAGCGGCATGGGCTGGGCAGCCCTGACGCTGGACAACGGCGACAGCGGGCTTTATTCGATTGACCTGGGCACCGGTCTGGCCACGTTCAACGGCGCGCTGAACGCCAACCTGCGCGGTTTCACATCGGCATCCTTCATGGCACCGGTGCCGGAACCCGAAACCTGGGGCATGCTGCTGTCGGGTCTCGGTCTGATCGGCATGATGGCGCGTCGTCGCATGAGCAAGGCCTGA
- the fliE gene encoding flagellar hook-basal body complex protein FliE — MNTSLNQMITELRSTAQVAAGKPAAQAGADSGADFGDALKNAIEQVNAAQAQARQMSEGFITGTSEANLQDVMIASQKASLSFQQMVQVRNKLVNAYQDIMNMPV, encoded by the coding sequence ATGAATACCAGCCTGAACCAGATGATCACCGAACTGCGCTCCACCGCGCAGGTCGCTGCCGGCAAGCCTGCCGCTCAGGCGGGCGCCGATTCGGGCGCTGACTTCGGTGATGCGCTGAAGAATGCGATCGAGCAGGTTAATGCGGCTCAGGCGCAAGCCAGGCAGATGTCGGAAGGTTTCATCACCGGCACTTCGGAAGCCAATCTGCAGGACGTGATGATCGCGTCGCAGAAGGCCAGCCTGTCCTTCCAGCAGATGGTGCAGGTGCGCAACAAGCTGGTGAATGCCTACCAGGACATCATGAACATGCCGGTCTGA
- a CDS encoding PEP-CTERM sorting domain-containing protein → MIVPVRRLVGALSLAGLFAAAPAQAGHYPMYASWDQPDGPGSDLTLSYSFSNLLDGGLRDAAGVALPASLLRSAFEQALSDYAAVLPIHFVELADSGPLPETGEYDPTGLADIRVGLVADISDANAYAYFPFSAASGLAGDIVFNAGRFGAGWTPLWFYAVAQHELGHSLGMGHYDSGDATVAASSQFSVYEGPVFALDGEMVVALQGVYGGGRGSVTPLSAVPEPQAWASVLGGLCLVAALARRAAHPVRYRETADA, encoded by the coding sequence ATGATCGTTCCGGTACGAAGGTTGGTCGGCGCGCTGAGCCTCGCCGGACTGTTTGCTGCGGCACCCGCACAGGCCGGCCACTACCCGATGTATGCAAGCTGGGACCAGCCGGACGGGCCGGGCAGCGACCTCACGTTGAGCTACAGCTTCAGCAATCTGCTCGACGGAGGGCTGCGCGATGCCGCCGGCGTGGCGCTGCCGGCGTCGCTGCTGCGCAGCGCCTTCGAGCAGGCGCTGTCGGATTACGCGGCAGTGCTGCCCATCCATTTTGTCGAACTGGCCGATAGCGGGCCGCTGCCGGAAACAGGCGAGTACGACCCGACCGGTCTGGCCGACATCCGCGTCGGTCTGGTCGCCGACATCAGCGATGCGAACGCCTACGCCTACTTTCCGTTTTCGGCCGCCAGCGGCCTGGCGGGCGACATCGTGTTCAACGCCGGGCGCTTCGGCGCCGGCTGGACGCCACTGTGGTTCTACGCGGTGGCCCAGCACGAACTCGGGCATTCGCTCGGCATGGGGCATTACGACAGTGGCGATGCGACGGTGGCAGCGTCATCGCAGTTCTCTGTCTACGAAGGGCCGGTGTTTGCGCTCGACGGCGAAATGGTCGTTGCGCTGCAGGGCGTCTACGGCGGCGGCAGGGGTTCGGTCACACCGCTGTCGGCGGTGCCCGAACCGCAAGCCTGGGCCTCGGTGCTGGGCGGCCTCTGCCTGGTCGCCGCGCTGGCACGTCGTGCCGCACACCCTGTTCGATACCGGGAGACCGCTGATGCGTGA
- a CDS encoding PEP-CTERM domain protein codes for MPIFAWLLSAAAPPVLALEIEFDYTYDTRGFFTDLATGAPRVDRRALLDMAASHYRGFTDTLSAIMPAEGDQWSVSFLHPSLGGPGVTLNDVAIEADTLRIYVGGSPSAPGVLGFAGTGVNLQATGSAAFVDAVMTRGQLNTTGPHASDYATWGGYIWFNASNDWYFGADAAGLSPGSPDFLTTATHEIGHILGFGEADSWLAQIDAGTGLFTGTASLAAYGGGVPVDRYGSHWAEGTMSERDGQMQETMMDPSTPFGERQLPTALDYAGFADMGWQVSSVPEPESALTLLAGLALIGRRASRAGVHRSDTR; via the coding sequence ATGCCAATCTTCGCATGGCTGCTGAGCGCAGCAGCGCCACCGGTCCTGGCACTCGAGATCGAGTTCGACTACACCTACGACACACGCGGATTCTTTACCGACCTGGCGACCGGTGCGCCGCGGGTCGACCGCCGCGCCTTGCTCGACATGGCCGCCTCCCATTACCGCGGCTTCACCGACACGCTGAGTGCGATCATGCCGGCTGAGGGTGACCAGTGGTCGGTCTCCTTCCTGCATCCGAGCCTGGGCGGGCCCGGCGTGACGCTGAACGACGTCGCCATCGAAGCCGACACCTTGCGCATCTACGTCGGCGGCTCGCCCTCCGCGCCGGGGGTGCTGGGCTTCGCCGGTACCGGCGTCAACCTGCAGGCCACCGGCAGTGCCGCCTTTGTCGACGCCGTCATGACGCGCGGCCAGCTCAATACCACCGGCCCGCACGCGAGCGACTACGCCACCTGGGGCGGCTACATCTGGTTCAACGCCAGCAATGACTGGTACTTCGGTGCCGATGCCGCGGGTCTGTCGCCCGGCAGCCCTGACTTCCTGACCACAGCCACGCACGAAATCGGTCACATCCTCGGCTTTGGCGAAGCCGATTCCTGGCTGGCGCAGATCGATGCCGGCACCGGTCTGTTCACCGGCACCGCGTCGCTGGCGGCGTACGGCGGCGGCGTGCCGGTCGACCGCTACGGCAGTCACTGGGCGGAGGGCACGATGAGCGAGCGCGATGGCCAGATGCAGGAGACGATGATGGATCCGAGTACCCCCTTCGGCGAACGCCAGTTGCCCACCGCGCTCGACTACGCGGGCTTTGCCGACATGGGGTGGCAGGTGTCGTCGGTGCCGGAGCCGGAAAGTGCCTTGACGCTGCTGGCCGGCCTGGCCCTGATCGGTCGGCGGGCGAGTCGCGCCGGCGTTCACCGGAGCGACACGCGATGA
- the fliF gene encoding flagellar basal-body MS-ring/collar protein FliF, whose translation MAAANAVLDPNTALAGESSPLALAQQRLAALPMQKKMGLAGGLAMAIALLVGLTLWSSSPNYEVLFSNINDKDGGAIVAMLQQQNVPYKFSEGGHAILVPSQFVHDARLKLAAQGLPRGGSIGFELMEKQKMGQSQFSEQVTYQRALEGELAQTIGTLAAVDNARVHLAIPKQSAFLRDDQKPSASVVLGLLGGRTLSPEQVGGIVHLVASSVPQLATENVSVLDQNGNLLSGNRDMKDGATLNPTQLKYVNEIEASTIRRIEAMLEPLMGRGNYRVQTAADIDFSQTEQTAETYKPNPTPDAAIRSQQMSESISNQPAAGGVPGALTNQPPTPATAPITTPPAPGTPAAEGAPGAPPMVPINTRKDSTTNFELDKTVQHVRQPTGQIRRLSVAVLVAQKVKTDDKGNATPVALTDAELKRINDLTREAMGFSEARGDTLNVASAPFTEIQQEVIDTPIWKDPELTAMAGDLLKYLLVAGVAAYLLFGVLKPLVRTLTEPVERDEDDVRDVTLDADGQPIALPGSAAAQLELSPEARAALEFETKLEAARTMAKNDPKAIAEVIKHWVNGDE comes from the coding sequence ATGGCCGCTGCAAACGCCGTACTTGATCCGAACACCGCCCTCGCCGGGGAGTCCAGCCCGCTTGCGCTCGCCCAGCAGCGGCTGGCTGCCCTGCCGATGCAGAAGAAGATGGGACTGGCCGGCGGTCTCGCAATGGCGATCGCGCTGCTGGTCGGCCTCACGCTGTGGAGTAGCAGCCCCAATTACGAAGTGCTGTTCTCCAACATCAACGACAAGGACGGCGGCGCCATTGTCGCGATGCTGCAGCAGCAGAACGTGCCGTACAAATTTTCCGAAGGTGGTCACGCCATTCTGGTGCCGTCGCAGTTCGTCCACGATGCACGGTTGAAGCTCGCCGCCCAGGGCCTTCCGCGCGGTGGTTCGATCGGCTTCGAGCTGATGGAAAAGCAGAAGATGGGGCAGTCGCAGTTTTCCGAGCAGGTGACCTATCAACGTGCGCTGGAAGGCGAGCTGGCGCAGACGATCGGCACCCTGGCGGCAGTGGACAACGCTCGCGTGCATCTGGCCATTCCGAAGCAGAGCGCCTTCCTGCGCGACGACCAGAAGCCGTCGGCATCAGTGGTGCTCGGTCTGCTCGGCGGTCGCACGCTGAGTCCGGAGCAGGTCGGCGGCATCGTGCATCTGGTGGCATCGAGCGTGCCGCAGCTGGCCACCGAAAACGTGTCGGTACTCGACCAGAACGGCAACCTCCTGTCCGGCAACCGCGACATGAAGGATGGCGCAACGCTCAACCCGACCCAGCTGAAATATGTGAACGAGATCGAGGCATCCACCATCCGGCGCATCGAAGCCATGCTGGAGCCACTGATGGGACGCGGCAACTACCGCGTGCAGACCGCCGCCGACATCGACTTCAGCCAGACCGAACAGACGGCCGAAACCTACAAGCCGAACCCGACGCCGGACGCCGCAATCCGCAGCCAGCAGATGAGCGAATCGATCAGCAACCAGCCGGCCGCCGGTGGCGTGCCTGGCGCGCTGACCAATCAGCCGCCGACCCCGGCCACCGCACCGATCACCACCCCGCCGGCACCGGGAACGCCGGCAGCCGAAGGCGCCCCTGGCGCCCCGCCGATGGTACCGATCAACACGCGCAAGGATTCGACGACCAATTTCGAGCTGGACAAGACGGTGCAGCACGTGCGCCAGCCGACCGGCCAGATCCGCCGGCTTTCGGTGGCCGTGCTGGTGGCGCAGAAGGTAAAGACCGATGACAAGGGAAACGCCACGCCCGTGGCGCTGACCGACGCCGAACTCAAGCGCATCAACGACCTGACGCGCGAGGCGATGGGCTTCAGCGAAGCGCGCGGCGATACGCTGAACGTGGCATCTGCCCCCTTCACCGAAATACAGCAGGAAGTGATCGATACGCCGATCTGGAAGGACCCGGAACTGACGGCCATGGCGGGTGACCTGCTGAAGTACCTGCTGGTCGCCGGCGTCGCCGCCTACCTGCTGTTCGGTGTGCTCAAGCCGCTGGTGCGCACCCTGACCGAACCGGTCGAGCGCGACGAGGACGACGTGCGCGACGTCACGCTGGATGCCGATGGCCAGCCGATAGCCCTGCCCGGCAGCGCGGCAGCGCAGCTCGAACTGTCACCGGAGGCGCGCGCAGCACTGGAGTTCGAAACCAAGCTCGAAGCCGCCCGCACGATGGCGAAGAATGATCCGAAGGCGATCGCGGAAGTGATCAAGCACTGGGTGAATGGCGATGAATGA
- a CDS encoding sensor histidine kinase — protein MAEPAAATAAVTAATAADAPRIAPEEAARLAEAFRLFNAASAELSEAYGTLERQVASLTEELAEANGELRRQYEQKARLTDRLTTLLNQLPAGVVVVDGAGGIEQANPVAFDMVGAQAGQSWSSCTGRLVQADAPAEWDCTDSEGAHRRLSVSDAPLTGENARIVLLHDMTRQHALKIAAARNERLAAMGEMAASLAHQLRTPLAAATLYVGTLIGRELPPADMRSIASRAQDRLRHLERLIRDTLMFARGEVLGREAIDVAGLLEELRHTVEPVARAAGVELMVDDASAAGTVSGDRKAIASALVSLLENAVQACGTEGEVGLSVGIDGNRLGFTVRDTGRGIAPEIQERLFEPFFTTRDEGTGLGLAIARGVARVHGGDIECVSAPGAGSQFTLRLPITAGSGAPEDMLEKVQ, from the coding sequence ATGGCCGAACCCGCTGCTGCCACTGCTGCCGTCACCGCCGCCACTGCCGCGGACGCGCCGCGCATTGCGCCGGAGGAAGCAGCACGCCTGGCCGAAGCCTTCCGCCTGTTCAATGCCGCATCGGCCGAGCTGTCGGAAGCCTACGGCACGCTGGAACGACAGGTCGCCAGCCTGACCGAAGAGCTGGCTGAGGCGAATGGCGAGTTGCGTCGCCAGTACGAACAGAAGGCGCGCCTGACCGACCGCCTGACCACCCTGCTGAACCAGTTGCCGGCGGGCGTCGTCGTGGTCGACGGTGCTGGCGGAATCGAACAGGCCAATCCGGTGGCGTTCGACATGGTGGGTGCTCAGGCAGGTCAGTCGTGGTCGTCGTGTACTGGCCGGCTGGTTCAGGCCGATGCCCCCGCTGAATGGGACTGCACCGACAGCGAAGGTGCGCATCGCCGGCTGTCGGTCAGCGACGCGCCGCTGACCGGCGAGAACGCCCGCATCGTGCTGCTGCACGACATGACGCGCCAGCACGCGCTGAAGATTGCCGCCGCGCGCAACGAACGTCTGGCCGCGATGGGTGAAATGGCCGCGTCATTGGCGCATCAGCTGCGCACACCGCTGGCCGCCGCCACGCTGTACGTCGGCACGCTGATCGGCCGCGAACTGCCGCCGGCCGACATGCGTTCGATTGCGTCGCGCGCGCAGGACAGGTTGCGCCATCTCGAGCGGCTGATCCGCGACACCTTGATGTTCGCACGCGGCGAAGTGCTTGGCCGCGAGGCGATAGACGTCGCCGGCCTGCTCGAGGAATTGCGCCACACGGTCGAGCCGGTGGCGCGCGCGGCCGGTGTCGAACTGATGGTCGATGACGCATCGGCAGCAGGCACGGTGTCGGGCGATCGCAAGGCGATTGCCAGCGCGCTGGTCAGCCTGCTCGAAAACGCGGTGCAGGCCTGCGGCACGGAGGGTGAAGTCGGCCTGTCGGTCGGCATCGACGGCAACCGCCTCGGTTTCACCGTGCGCGACACCGGGCGCGGCATCGCGCCGGAGATTCAGGAAAGACTGTTCGAGCCCTTCTTCACGACCCGTGATGAAGGAACCGGACTCGGGCTGGCGATTGCACGCGGTGTGGCGCGCGTGCACGGCGGCGACATCGAATGCGTGTCCGCGCCCGGCGCGGGCAGTCAATTCACGCTGCGCCTGCCGATCACGGCCGGTAGCGGTGCCCCGGAAGACATGCTGGAGAAGGTGCAATGA
- a CDS encoding MBL fold metallo-hydrolase RNA specificity domain-containing protein, giving the protein MKIRFLGAAGTVTGSRYLLTHEGHSLLVDCGLFQGVKNIRSRNWKPFPVDAAGLSAVVLTHAHLDHSGYLPRLMREGFDGPVWATSATRELVDILLEDSAHLQEEDARHANKYGYSKHHPAEPLYTADDARHAMKHLRSTGFGEPFAIGPYRVTFQRAGHILGAASVCIECAGQRITFSGDLGRPDDPVMHAPEPLPETDWLVVESTYGDRLHPEHDPFATLADIVSRTAARGGTVLLPSFAVGRAQTLMHLLATLIDERRIPDLPVFLDSPMAIDVTGVFRQYRHEHRLSQQACDRMRDAVTFTRTPEESEALSGNRYPKVIIAGAGMLNGGRILHHLLAFGADPRNTIVIAGYQAEGTRGDALLKGTRSLRIFGRDAPISCEVAKVDGLSAHADYREILEWLRPVGRAPRRVFVTHGEAAAADSLRQKLEHELGWSAVVPEQDETYVLD; this is encoded by the coding sequence ATGAAGATTCGATTTCTGGGCGCCGCCGGCACGGTGACCGGCTCGCGTTACCTGCTGACGCACGAGGGGCACTCGCTGCTCGTGGACTGCGGCCTGTTCCAGGGCGTGAAGAACATCCGCAGCCGCAACTGGAAACCGTTTCCGGTCGATGCGGCCGGGCTGTCTGCGGTCGTGCTGACGCACGCCCATCTCGATCACTCCGGCTATCTGCCGCGGCTGATGCGCGAAGGCTTCGACGGACCGGTGTGGGCGACATCCGCCACGCGCGAACTGGTCGACATCCTGCTCGAGGACAGTGCCCACCTGCAGGAAGAAGACGCGCGCCACGCCAACAAGTACGGCTACAGCAAGCACCATCCGGCCGAGCCGCTGTACACGGCCGATGACGCGCGCCACGCGATGAAGCATCTGCGCAGCACAGGCTTCGGCGAACCGTTTGCGATCGGCCCGTATCGCGTCACCTTCCAGCGCGCCGGGCACATCCTCGGCGCGGCCAGCGTCTGCATCGAATGTGCCGGGCAGCGCATCACCTTCAGCGGCGATCTCGGGCGACCGGACGATCCGGTGATGCACGCTCCCGAGCCACTCCCCGAAACCGACTGGCTGGTGGTCGAGTCGACCTATGGCGATCGCCTGCATCCTGAACATGACCCGTTTGCCACGCTGGCCGACATCGTCAGCCGCACCGCGGCACGCGGTGGCACGGTGCTGTTGCCGTCGTTCGCGGTCGGCCGCGCCCAGACGCTGATGCATCTGCTGGCCACGCTGATCGACGAACGGCGCATTCCCGACCTGCCGGTGTTTCTAGACAGCCCGATGGCGATCGACGTCACCGGTGTGTTCCGACAGTACCGGCACGAGCACCGGCTCAGCCAGCAGGCGTGCGACCGCATGCGTGACGCGGTCACCTTCACCCGCACGCCGGAAGAGTCGGAAGCGCTGTCGGGCAATCGCTACCCCAAGGTGATCATCGCCGGCGCCGGCATGCTCAATGGCGGGCGCATCCTGCATCACCTGCTGGCGTTTGGCGCCGACCCGCGCAACACGATCGTGATCGCCGGCTACCAGGCTGAAGGCACGCGCGGCGATGCCCTGCTCAAGGGCACGCGCAGCCTGCGCATCTTCGGCCGCGATGCGCCGATCAGCTGCGAGGTGGCCAAGGTCGACGGCCTGTCGGCGCACGCCGACTACCGCGAGATTCTTGAATGGCTGCGCCCGGTCGGGCGTGCGCCGCGCCGTGTATTCGTGACGCATGGCGAGGCTGCCGCGGCGGACAGCCTGCGCCAGAAGCTGGAACACGAGCTGGGCTGGTCTGCCGTGGTGCCCGAACAGGATGAAACTTATGTGCTCGACTGA
- a CDS encoding VOC family protein: MNLDPVEIKAFVPATDFELSRRFYLALGFEVPWADHRLAYVRHGHVSFLLQASDEPVFARQFQMHLLVADVNAWHAHVVSADIARRFGVSVGPPEDRPWGMRDFVLFDPAGVLWRIAQNLPQAG; this comes from the coding sequence ATGAATCTGGATCCGGTCGAAATCAAGGCCTTCGTGCCGGCCACCGACTTCGAACTTTCGCGCAGGTTCTACCTGGCGCTCGGCTTCGAAGTGCCGTGGGCGGACCACCGGCTCGCGTACGTGCGCCACGGCCACGTGAGCTTCCTGCTTCAGGCGTCCGACGAGCCGGTGTTCGCCCGGCAGTTCCAGATGCATCTGCTGGTGGCCGACGTGAATGCCTGGCACGCGCACGTCGTGTCGGCCGATATCGCCCGCCGCTTCGGCGTGTCTGTCGGTCCGCCGGAAGACCGTCCCTGGGGAATGAGGGATTTCGTTCTGTTCGATCCGGCCGGCGTGCTTTGGCGCATCGCGCAGAATCTCCCGCAAGCGGGCTGA
- a CDS encoding sigma-54-dependent transcriptional regulator, which translates to MSEKLNILVVEDEPNLRDALCLAIECAGHRVIGAADGPQALRMIERNTGEHALNLVITDLKMQPMDGLTLLREIRAREAALPVLLMTAFGDVEKAVAAMRAGACDFLLKPFEPDVLLAHIDRYAAPVVTPADMVAEDARTRQVLGLAARVARSEATVLLTGESGTGKEVFARYIHQQSARAAMPFIAINCAAIPDNLLEATLFGYEKGAFTGAAAAQAGKFEQANGGTLLLDEISEMPLALQAKMLRVLQEREVERVGGKKPIPLDIRVLATSNRDMEAEARAGRFREDLYYRLNVFPIGIPSLRERPGDIVPLARHFLAGCAKAQGRVLRLGNSAAAILAGHDWPGNVRELENTVQRAAIMAPDDLIEAEHIILGGQRGLSRPVAVPAPAVESVMPTPAANDAPPSATPDAPLKVRSVRDMERDLILETLAAVGGSRKKAIEKLGISERTLRYKLARYKADGLLREG; encoded by the coding sequence ATGAGCGAAAAGCTGAACATCCTGGTGGTCGAGGACGAACCGAATCTGCGCGATGCGCTGTGTCTGGCTATCGAATGCGCCGGCCACCGCGTGATCGGTGCGGCGGACGGCCCGCAGGCGTTGCGCATGATCGAGCGCAACACCGGCGAGCACGCGCTGAATCTGGTCATCACCGACCTGAAGATGCAGCCGATGGATGGGCTGACGCTGCTGCGCGAAATCCGCGCGCGCGAAGCGGCGCTGCCGGTGCTGTTGATGACGGCCTTCGGCGATGTCGAGAAGGCGGTTGCCGCGATGCGCGCCGGCGCCTGCGACTTCCTGCTCAAGCCTTTCGAACCGGACGTGCTGCTCGCCCACATCGATCGCTATGCCGCACCGGTGGTGACGCCGGCCGACATGGTGGCCGAGGACGCGCGCACCCGGCAGGTGCTCGGTCTCGCCGCGCGGGTCGCCCGCTCCGAAGCCACCGTACTGCTGACTGGCGAATCCGGCACCGGCAAGGAAGTATTTGCGCGCTACATCCACCAGCAGTCGGCGCGTGCCGCGATGCCTTTCATCGCGATCAACTGCGCCGCCATTCCCGACAACCTGCTCGAAGCGACGCTGTTCGGCTACGAGAAGGGCGCGTTCACCGGGGCCGCCGCCGCGCAGGCCGGCAAGTTCGAACAGGCCAATGGCGGTACGCTGCTGCTGGATGAAATTTCCGAAATGCCGCTGGCGCTGCAGGCCAAGATGCTGCGCGTGCTGCAGGAGCGCGAGGTGGAGCGGGTCGGCGGCAAGAAGCCGATTCCGCTCGACATCCGCGTGCTGGCCACCAGCAACCGCGATATGGAAGCCGAAGCGCGCGCCGGCCGCTTCCGCGAAGACCTGTACTACCGCTTGAACGTGTTCCCGATCGGTATTCCGTCGCTGCGCGAACGGCCGGGCGACATCGTGCCGCTGGCGCGCCACTTCCTTGCCGGATGCGCGAAGGCGCAGGGCCGCGTGCTGCGGCTCGGCAATTCGGCGGCGGCAATCCTTGCCGGTCACGACTGGCCCGGCAATGTGCGTGAACTGGAAAACACCGTACAGCGCGCGGCCATCATGGCGCCTGATGACCTGATCGAAGCCGAGCACATCATCCTTGGCGGCCAGCGTGGTCTGTCGCGCCCGGTCGCGGTGCCCGCTCCCGCCGTGGAGTCGGTCATGCCGACGCCCGCGGCCAACGATGCACCGCCCAGCGCCACGCCCGACGCGCCCCTTAAGGTCAGGTCGGTGCGCGACATGGAACGCGACCTGATACTGGAAACCCTCGCCGCGGTCGGCGGATCGCGCAAGAAGGCGATCGAGAAACTGGGTATTTCCGAGCGCACGCTGCGGTATAAACTGGCGCGCTACAAGGCGGATGGATTGCTGCGGGAAGGTTGA
- a CDS encoding PEP-CTERM sorting domain-containing protein (PEP-CTERM proteins occur, often in large numbers, in the proteomes of bacteria that also encode an exosortase, a predicted intramembrane cysteine proteinase. The presence of a PEP-CTERM domain at a protein's C-terminus predicts cleavage within the sorting domain, followed by covalent anchoring to some some component of the (usually Gram-negative) cell surface. Many PEP-CTERM proteins exhibit an unusual sequence composition that includes large numbers of potential glycosylation sites. Expression of one such protein has been shown restore the ability of a bacterium to form floc, a type of biofilm.): MLLTKAEGAPINAYSYSALGDSGFDCRQAYVRVVPEPAPSVLLAGGLFALLALRRC, translated from the coding sequence GTGTTGCTGACAAAGGCCGAAGGCGCACCGATCAATGCTTACTCTTACTCCGCACTCGGCGATTCCGGCTTCGACTGCCGTCAGGCCTATGTCCGCGTCGTACCGGAACCTGCCCCGTCGGTGCTGCTCGCCGGCGGCCTGTTTGCGCTGCTGGCACTGCGCCGCTGCTGA